The following coding sequences lie in one Glycine max cultivar Williams 82 chromosome 19, Glycine_max_v4.0, whole genome shotgun sequence genomic window:
- the LOC106797261 gene encoding uncharacterized protein — protein sequence MHDHIMCIRDIVVQLKALEVTMSYSFLVHYILCTLPHHYASFKIMCVQEKEMLLMEEDKRVNLTTFEKHKRNQVNHKGRILAQPVVKKESKCFFYKKKGHMKKDCPKFKNWLEKKGYEKP from the exons ATGCATGATCACATCATGTGCATAAGGGATATAGTGGTTCAACTGAAAGCCTTGGAGGTTACCATGTCATATTCTTTCCTGGTACATTACATTTTGTGCACTCTGCCTCACCATTATGCCTCCTTTAAGATCATGTGTGTTCAAGAGAAGGAAATGTTACTAATGGAAGAGGACAAAAGGGTGAACTTGACTACCTTTGAAAAGCACAAGAGGAATCAAGTTAATCACAAGGGAAGGATTCTTGCTCAACCAGTGGTAAAGAAGGAGTCAAAGTGTTTCTTCTACAAGAAgaagggacacatgaagaaagacTGCCCAAAGTTTAAGAATTGGCTCGAAAAGAAAG GGTATGAAAAACCTTAG
- the LOC100789509 gene encoding glutamate dehydrogenase 1-like isoform X1: MNALAATNRNFKLASRLLGLDSKLEKSLLIPFREIKVECTIPKDDGTLQSYVGFRVQHDNARGPMKGGIRYHPEVDPDEVNALAQLMTWKTAVANIPYGGAKGGIGCDPAELSISELERLTRVFTQKIHDLIGTHTDVPAPDMGTGPQTMAWILDEYSKFHGYSPAVVTGKPIDLGGSLGRDAATGRGVLFATEALLNEYGKSVSGQRFVIQGFGNVGSWAAQLISEKGGKVVAVSDITGAIKNSNGLDIPNLLEHSKGHRGVKGFHGGDPIDPNSILVEDCDVLVPAALGGVINRENANEIKAKFIVEAANHPTDPEADEILKKKGVVILPDIFANSGGVTVSYFEWVQNIQGFMWDEEKVNNELKTYMTKGFKDVKEMCKTHECDPRMGAFTLAVNRVARATVLRGWEA, from the exons ATGAATGCACTAGCAGCCACCAACAGGAACTTTAAGTTGGCCTCTAGGCTTCTGGGATTGGATTCAAAGCTTGAGAAAAGTTTGCTGATTCCATTCAGGGAAATCAAG GTTGAATGTACCATACCTAAAGATGATGGCACGTTGCAATCTTATGTTGGGTTCAGGGTTCAACATGATAATGCCAGAGGCCCCATGAAAGGAGGAATCAGATACCATCCTGAG GTTGACCCTGATGAAGTGAATGCTTTAGCACAACTAATGACATGGAAAACAGCTGTAGCAAATATACCATATGGTGGTGCCAAAGGAGGGATAGGGTGTGACCCAGCAGAATTAAGTATATCTGAGTTAGAAAGACTTACTAGAGTTTTTACACAAAAAATTCATGATTTGATTGGAACTCACACAGATGTGCCAGCACCTGATATGGGAACAGGGCCACAG ACCATGGCATGGATACTAGATGAGTATTCCAAATTCCACGGTTACTCTCCTGCAGTAGTGACTGGAAAACCTATA GATCTTGGTGGATCTCTAGGTAGAGACGCGGCTACAGGACGGGGAGTCCTCTTTGCAACAGAGGCTTTGCTTAATGAGTATGGGAAGAGTGTATCTGGACAACGGTTTGTCATACAG GGTTTTGGAAATGTAGGGTCATGGGCTGCCCAATTAATTAGTGAGAAAGGTGGAAAAGTTGTAGCTGTGAGTGACATAACTGGAGCCATAAAGAACAGCAATGGTCTTGACATCCCAAACCTTCTTGAGCATTCCAAAGGGCACAGGGGAGTAAAAGGATTCCATGGTGGTGATCCAATTGACCCTAACTCAATATTGGTTGAAGATTGTGATGTTCTAGTCCCAGCGGCTCTTGGGGGTGTCATCAATAG GGAAAATGCAAATGAAATCAAGGCCAAATTTATTGTGGAAGCAGCTAATCACCCAACTGACCCAGAGGCTGATGAG AttctgaagaagaaaggggttgtTATCCTCCCAGACATATTTGCAAACTCAGGAGGCGTTACAGTTAGCTACTTTGAGTGGGTCCAG AACATCCAAGGTTTCATGTGGGATGAGGAGAAAGTGAACAATGAGCTAAAGACCTACATGACCAAAGGTTTCAAAGATGTGAAGGAAATGTGCAAAACCCATGAATGTGATCCTCGTATGGGAGCCTTCACCCTGGCAGTCAACCGTGTCGCACGTGCCACTGTCCTTAGGGGTTGGGAAGCTTGA
- the LOC100789509 gene encoding glutamate dehydrogenase 1-like isoform X3, which yields MNALAATNRNFKLASRLLGLDSKLEKSLLIPFREIKVECTIPKDDGTLQSYVGFRVQHDNARGPMKGGIRYHPEVDPDEVNALAQLMTWKTAVANIPYGGAKGGIGCDPAELSISELERLTRVFTQKIHDLIGTHTDVPAPDMGTGPQTMAWILDEYSKFHGYSPAVVTGKPIDLGGSLGRDAATGRGVLFATEALLNEYGKSVSGQRFVIQGFGNVGSWAAQLISEKGGKVVAVSDITGAIKNSNGLDIPNLLEHSKGHRGVKGFHGGDPIDPNSILVEDCDVLVPAALGGVINRENANEIKAKFIVEAANHPTDPEADEILKKKGVVILPDIFANSGGVTVSYFEWVQQIAHFRGIAPLLYRLIN from the exons ATGAATGCACTAGCAGCCACCAACAGGAACTTTAAGTTGGCCTCTAGGCTTCTGGGATTGGATTCAAAGCTTGAGAAAAGTTTGCTGATTCCATTCAGGGAAATCAAG GTTGAATGTACCATACCTAAAGATGATGGCACGTTGCAATCTTATGTTGGGTTCAGGGTTCAACATGATAATGCCAGAGGCCCCATGAAAGGAGGAATCAGATACCATCCTGAG GTTGACCCTGATGAAGTGAATGCTTTAGCACAACTAATGACATGGAAAACAGCTGTAGCAAATATACCATATGGTGGTGCCAAAGGAGGGATAGGGTGTGACCCAGCAGAATTAAGTATATCTGAGTTAGAAAGACTTACTAGAGTTTTTACACAAAAAATTCATGATTTGATTGGAACTCACACAGATGTGCCAGCACCTGATATGGGAACAGGGCCACAG ACCATGGCATGGATACTAGATGAGTATTCCAAATTCCACGGTTACTCTCCTGCAGTAGTGACTGGAAAACCTATA GATCTTGGTGGATCTCTAGGTAGAGACGCGGCTACAGGACGGGGAGTCCTCTTTGCAACAGAGGCTTTGCTTAATGAGTATGGGAAGAGTGTATCTGGACAACGGTTTGTCATACAG GGTTTTGGAAATGTAGGGTCATGGGCTGCCCAATTAATTAGTGAGAAAGGTGGAAAAGTTGTAGCTGTGAGTGACATAACTGGAGCCATAAAGAACAGCAATGGTCTTGACATCCCAAACCTTCTTGAGCATTCCAAAGGGCACAGGGGAGTAAAAGGATTCCATGGTGGTGATCCAATTGACCCTAACTCAATATTGGTTGAAGATTGTGATGTTCTAGTCCCAGCGGCTCTTGGGGGTGTCATCAATAG GGAAAATGCAAATGAAATCAAGGCCAAATTTATTGTGGAAGCAGCTAATCACCCAACTGACCCAGAGGCTGATGAG AttctgaagaagaaaggggttgtTATCCTCCCAGACATATTTGCAAACTCAGGAGGCGTTACAGTTAGCTACTTTGAGTGGGTCCAG CAAATTGCTCATTTTAGAGGAATTGCACCCCTGCTGTAcaggttaattaattaa
- the LOC100789509 gene encoding glutamate dehydrogenase 1-like isoform X4 yields the protein MNALAATNRNFKLASRLLGLDSKLEKSLLIPFREIKVECTIPKDDGTLQSYVGFRVQHDNARGPMKGGIRYHPEVDPDEVNALAQLMTWKTAVANIPYGGAKGGIGCDPAELSISELERLTRVFTQKIHDLIGTHTDVPAPDMGTGPQTMAWILDEYSKFHGYSPAVVTGKPIDLGGSLGRDAATGRGVLFATEALLNEYGKSVSGQRFVIQGFGNVGSWAAQLISEKGGKVVAVSDITGAIKNSNGLDIPNLLEHSKGHRGVKGFHGGDPIDPNSILVEDCDVLVPAALGGVINRENANEIKAKFIVEAANHPTDPEADEILKKKGVVILPDIFANSGGVTVSYFEWVQVN from the exons ATGAATGCACTAGCAGCCACCAACAGGAACTTTAAGTTGGCCTCTAGGCTTCTGGGATTGGATTCAAAGCTTGAGAAAAGTTTGCTGATTCCATTCAGGGAAATCAAG GTTGAATGTACCATACCTAAAGATGATGGCACGTTGCAATCTTATGTTGGGTTCAGGGTTCAACATGATAATGCCAGAGGCCCCATGAAAGGAGGAATCAGATACCATCCTGAG GTTGACCCTGATGAAGTGAATGCTTTAGCACAACTAATGACATGGAAAACAGCTGTAGCAAATATACCATATGGTGGTGCCAAAGGAGGGATAGGGTGTGACCCAGCAGAATTAAGTATATCTGAGTTAGAAAGACTTACTAGAGTTTTTACACAAAAAATTCATGATTTGATTGGAACTCACACAGATGTGCCAGCACCTGATATGGGAACAGGGCCACAG ACCATGGCATGGATACTAGATGAGTATTCCAAATTCCACGGTTACTCTCCTGCAGTAGTGACTGGAAAACCTATA GATCTTGGTGGATCTCTAGGTAGAGACGCGGCTACAGGACGGGGAGTCCTCTTTGCAACAGAGGCTTTGCTTAATGAGTATGGGAAGAGTGTATCTGGACAACGGTTTGTCATACAG GGTTTTGGAAATGTAGGGTCATGGGCTGCCCAATTAATTAGTGAGAAAGGTGGAAAAGTTGTAGCTGTGAGTGACATAACTGGAGCCATAAAGAACAGCAATGGTCTTGACATCCCAAACCTTCTTGAGCATTCCAAAGGGCACAGGGGAGTAAAAGGATTCCATGGTGGTGATCCAATTGACCCTAACTCAATATTGGTTGAAGATTGTGATGTTCTAGTCCCAGCGGCTCTTGGGGGTGTCATCAATAG GGAAAATGCAAATGAAATCAAGGCCAAATTTATTGTGGAAGCAGCTAATCACCCAACTGACCCAGAGGCTGATGAG AttctgaagaagaaaggggttgtTATCCTCCCAGACATATTTGCAAACTCAGGAGGCGTTACAGTTAGCTACTTTGAGTGGGTCCAG gttaattaa
- the LOC100789509 gene encoding glutamate dehydrogenase 1-like isoform X2 translates to MNALAATNRNFKLASRLLGLDSKLEKSLLIPFREIKVECTIPKDDGTLQSYVGFRVQHDNARGPMKGGIRYHPEVDPDEVNALAQLMTWKTAVANIPYGGAKGGIGCDPAELSISELERLTRVFTQKIHDLIGTHTDVPAPDMGTGPQTMAWILDEYSKFHGYSPAVVTGKPIDLGGSLGRDAATGRGVLFATEALLNEYGKSVSGQRFVIQGFGNVGSWAAQLISEKGGKVVAVSDITGAIKNSNGLDIPNLLEHSKGHRGVKGFHGGDPIDPNSILVEDCDVLVPAALGGVINRENANEIKAKFIVEAANHPTDPEADEVSLDFLFPSLLQTRKKKCTIVNYLPNLQILKKKGVVILPDIFANSGGVTVSYFEWVQVN, encoded by the exons ATGAATGCACTAGCAGCCACCAACAGGAACTTTAAGTTGGCCTCTAGGCTTCTGGGATTGGATTCAAAGCTTGAGAAAAGTTTGCTGATTCCATTCAGGGAAATCAAG GTTGAATGTACCATACCTAAAGATGATGGCACGTTGCAATCTTATGTTGGGTTCAGGGTTCAACATGATAATGCCAGAGGCCCCATGAAAGGAGGAATCAGATACCATCCTGAG GTTGACCCTGATGAAGTGAATGCTTTAGCACAACTAATGACATGGAAAACAGCTGTAGCAAATATACCATATGGTGGTGCCAAAGGAGGGATAGGGTGTGACCCAGCAGAATTAAGTATATCTGAGTTAGAAAGACTTACTAGAGTTTTTACACAAAAAATTCATGATTTGATTGGAACTCACACAGATGTGCCAGCACCTGATATGGGAACAGGGCCACAG ACCATGGCATGGATACTAGATGAGTATTCCAAATTCCACGGTTACTCTCCTGCAGTAGTGACTGGAAAACCTATA GATCTTGGTGGATCTCTAGGTAGAGACGCGGCTACAGGACGGGGAGTCCTCTTTGCAACAGAGGCTTTGCTTAATGAGTATGGGAAGAGTGTATCTGGACAACGGTTTGTCATACAG GGTTTTGGAAATGTAGGGTCATGGGCTGCCCAATTAATTAGTGAGAAAGGTGGAAAAGTTGTAGCTGTGAGTGACATAACTGGAGCCATAAAGAACAGCAATGGTCTTGACATCCCAAACCTTCTTGAGCATTCCAAAGGGCACAGGGGAGTAAAAGGATTCCATGGTGGTGATCCAATTGACCCTAACTCAATATTGGTTGAAGATTGTGATGTTCTAGTCCCAGCGGCTCTTGGGGGTGTCATCAATAG GGAAAATGCAAATGAAATCAAGGCCAAATTTATTGTGGAAGCAGCTAATCACCCAACTGACCCAGAGGCTGATGAGGTTAGTTTAGATTTTCTCTTTCCTTCCCTTCTTCAAACAAGAAAGAAGAAATGCACTATTGTTAACTACCTTCCTAACTTGCAGAttctgaagaagaaaggggttgtTATCCTCCCAGACATATTTGCAAACTCAGGAGGCGTTACAGTTAGCTACTTTGAGTGGGTCCAG gttaattaa